The DNA sequence AACAATGCAATCTATAACATTCCACAGATAGATTTACAACAATACGAATATGATTGGTCTAATATGTTAAATGAGTATTATAATTCACCCACTACCAATTATACTAATGAGCAAGCAAAGGCTGTAGGGCTTTTAATGTATCATATAGGAGCAAGTGCTCAAATGAAATATGGAGTAAAAGCAAGTGGAACTTCTAGCGAGAAAGCATTAAAATCATTGTATACTTATTTTGGTTATGATAAAAGTATAGATTATATAATAAGAGGTCGATATTATAATGGAAATTTTAATGAAATACCTATCAGTGATGAAGAATGGAATACTATCATAATAAAGGAATTAAATGAAGGTAGACCCGTCTATTATTCAGGAAGTACGGAAAATAGATCGGGACATGCATTTGTTTGTGATGGATACGATTCCAACGGACTCTTGCATTTTAATTTTGGATGGGGAGGATATCAAGATGGATATTACAATTCAAATGCCCCATTAGAATATAAATATGGCCAAAGTATAGGCATAAATATAAAACCCAATGAAGGAGGAGAAAAAGTCAATAGATATTTTGTAAATAAGCTTTCGATTTCTAAAAATAAAGTATATAAAGATGAATGTTTTGTAGAAAAACATGATTTATACAACATAAGTATAGAAGATACCATTATATATAAAAATCAATATATGGCCTTATATGATCTTAACAATACAATGGTAACCCTACTTGATGAAAGTAATCATCCGTATAATTATAACAATAATTATTATACGCTAAACAGTACTATTAAAGCGGGGAAGTATCGTTTAAAAGTTGTGGAAAAGAAAGGAGAGGCGTATATACCTGTTAAAACGGCTCAAAATGTAGATGATACAAGTATAATTGAATTACTGGATGGTGTTAAATCGCATAATCTTAATTTATTAAATAATAAAAATCTTACGGCCAACATAAGACAAGCTAAACCTAAAGATTATCTTAGAGTAGAATTTTCATTTGAAAATAATCGATGTAAACCTTTTAATGGAAAAATAGTTTTAGCTTTGACTAATGAGAAGGATGAATTGCAATATATACTTAGAGAAAATTCAGTAAATAATTTCGGAGAAGGTCATTACTATGGATCATATATAATATCAGGTTACATACCAGATGATATAGTAAATGGAGCGTATCGAATCAGAATTTTTGCACGTGAAAATGATGGTCAAGAATGGCAATTCTTGGAAGGAGCAACCGTTAATTACCTTCCCCTAACCATTGTAAATGGCAAATTGGGAATAGAAGAGCTGAAAAATAAAACGAATGAATTTGTAATCTATCCTAATCCGGTTAAAGATATTTTATATATCAAATCTTATTCAGAACAACAAATTAAATCCATTTCAATTTTTGATTTATCAGGTAAAGAAGTATTGTGTAGCAATATAGATTCTTCTAATGAGGTAAATGTGAGTTCATTAAGTTCAGGGGCTTACATTATAAAAATTCAAACGTCTAAAGAAATAATGAAATATAAGTTTATTAAAAAATAATTCATAAAATTTAATATATAAATAAGCGTTTCCCAATAACCTAAAGGAAACGCTTTTTGCTATAAAAAACTATATAAATTTGTAATGAAAATGTTTGAAATTTTATTTATATCACTGCATTACTAATTAATAAATATCTCATTTAAAAAATCTGTATATTTGTCCTTATAGCATTTAAAAAATTGAAGTAGATTAATATAAATCTAAAGTAATAAGCCATGAATTTACATGAATATCAAGGAAAAGAAATACTTGCATCATTTGGAGTAAGAGTCCAAAGGGGAATAGTTGCTACTACACCGGAGAAAGCTGTAGAAGCAGCTAAAGAAATGAATGATCAAACAGGTACCAAATGGTGGGTGGTAAAAGCTCAGATTCATGCAGGAGGAAGAGGAAAAGGAGGAGGAGTTAAATTGGCAAAATCTTTGGATGAAGTTAAAGAAATCACCTCCGAAATCATAGGAATGAATCTAATCACTCCCCAAACACCTAAAAAAGGTAAGAAAGTTCATCAGGTATTTATTGCGGAAGATATGTATTATCCCGGAGAGGGTAAAATTGAAGAATTTTATATGTCTGTTTTATTAGACAGAGTGAAAGGAAAAAATGTAATTATATATTCTACAGAAGGAGGTATGGACATTGAAACGGTAGCAGAAAAAACTCCGTCACTTATATTTAATGAAGAAATAGACCCATCGGTTGGTTTACAAAATTTTCAAGCAAGAAAAATTGCTTTTAATCTCGGATTGTTCGGAGAGGCGTTTAAAAATATGGTAAAATTTGTGACTGCATTATATAAAGCTTATATAAAAAGCGATGCTACCTTATTCGAGATAAATCCAGTTTTAAAAACATCAGATAATCAAATTGCGGCAGTAGACGCAAAAGTTACCATTGATAGCAACGCTCTTTTCAGGCATCCAGAATATGTGAAATTAAGAGATATAAGAGAAGAAGATCCAACTGAAGTACTAGCAGGAGAGGCAGGATTAAATTTCGTAAAACTAGAAGGCAATGTAGGATGTATGGTAAACGGTGCCGGATTAGCTATGGCAACGATGGATATCATTAAACTTTCAGGAGGAGACCCGGCAAATTTTTTAGATGTTGGGGGAACTGCTGATGCTGAAAGAGTAGAAAAAGCATTTAGAATAATTTTAGCGGATGATAGAGTACAAGCGATACTCGTAAATATATTTGGAGGTATTGTTCGTTGCGATCGAGTAGCGCAAGGCATTTTAGATGCCTATAAAAATATGAGTGATTTTATAAAAGTTCCAATCATAGTACGATTACAGGGAACTAATGCAGAAATAGCTAAAAAAATGATTGATGAAAGTGGATTAAAAGTTATATCTGCTCTTACCTTAGAAGATGCGGCAAATGAGGTTACAAAAGCTTTAGCATAATCATAAAAATAAATAGTAAAAAAGGCTATCAATGGATAGCCTTTCTTTATTATTATTGTAAAGGAGTCAAAAAGGGATAAGTTAACCATTGAAAGCTATTGGAATTTGTTTTTTTGACATAGCCAATACCCGGATAAGGAAGATGATAACCAAAAACAAGGGTTTTATCCCTGCTTAAAGTATCAAGAACGGAAATACGTGTTTTAACTGCCAAATCAAAATTCCAGTCAAAAGATGTTCCCCATTCAGGATGTGGGAATAATAATACTCCATAATGAACTAAATCAGCAATATGGACCAATGATTCATTGTTGGAATAAATTGTTGAAATAATATGTCCCGGAGTGTGTCCCGGAGCTAATGAAAATGTAATGCAATTTAAAATGGTTTCCTTATCCTTGATAAATTTAATTTTCGATTTTATCGATTTTAATTTAGTACTGATTGCTTTAATACTTTCTTTTAATTCAGCTTCATTTCCTGATCGTTTAGACTTTGAAAAATCCTGTTTTTTACCCGTCCAGAAATCATATTCTTTTTTAGTTAAATAAATAGTGGCATTCGGAAAAACCGGTTTATTATCGGCAACTAATCCTCCAATATGATCTAAATGAGCATGAGTAATCACAATATCTGTAATTTGTTCCGGTTTAATACCGACCACAGATAGGGCGTTAAGCAATTTTCCACCATTACCATTAATCTCTCCCGTTCCGGTGTCAAATAAAATTAAATGGTTATCCTTTTTTAATAATAATACATTTAAGGCCAATTTTAATTTATCGGTAGGTAAATAATTGTCTAAAAGTATTTTATTAACATCTTCGGCTTTTGCTACAGGTGCTATTTCAGGTTGTACCGAGGGATTATAAAAGTAACCATCGGTAAGTAATACTCCTTGAATATCACCGATTTTCAAATTTTGGAATCCGGAATTATTAAAATTTTGAGCAGATGTAACCCCGGTAACAAAAAGGGTAAATACAATTAATTGATTTAAAAAGTTTTTCATATTTAAAGGTTTTTAAAGATTTCATTAGGAAGCTTTTAAAGTTAATATGGCTTTTTGTAAAATTAAGTTATTCGGAAAAGTTACCGGAAATCCATCATCGGTACGTAGCACAACATAGAAAGCCTTAATATCTTCAACAGTTGCGGTGATTGGATTATCTTTATCAATAATTTTTATAATGTCTCCTATCCGAAATGGAACTGTGAAATAGATGATAAAACCCGCAGTTACATTGCTTAATAATGACCATTGGGCAAAAAAGGCGACACCTACAATTGCAAAAAAAGAGGCAAATGTAGCAAATATCCATTCCGGAGTAACTCCCCATATGGTTATAAGAAGAACAAAGCCCAAAATATTAATTAATATACTTGAATATTTAATCACTACTCGTGTTCGTAATTCTTTAATATGGGTATGATTACCATATTTTAAAATTATTTTATTTATAATAAGTTTTAAAAAATATATCCCCATAATAACAATTATAGTAGCTATTAATTGAAGGTGATAATCTTTAAAAAATTTACTTAATAATTCCATTTTATATTATATCGTTTGTTTTGTTTGTAAATATTCTTTGTAAACTAGTTGTATGCTGTTGGAAAGGCATTTTTTTCTCAAAATAAAAAAATCAATACTACTTTTTTAGAAAAAAATGTTTAGCTTACTTTATATATACACATAAGTTTTAAGGCTCATTTAAAAAAAGAAATATTCTCCTAAGATGAAATGTCTTATTTACAATACATTATTTATTATTAATGATAAGTTCGGCATTATGGTATATAATTATTATGAACTCGTTAAAACGAAGGCAAATTTACAAACAAAATTCATCAATTTTTATTTAATTTAGAACTAATTTATCAGATTATAAAAATTTAATACCGGGATATGTTGAATTATATTATTTCATACGGTATTTTAATTATAAAATTTTACATTGTATTTTTGTACTACTTATGATTACTCAAGAAAATCTAAAAGAATTACAGACAAGGATAAACGATTTGTATGAATACTTAGAAATAGAAAAAAAGCAAGTAGAAATACAAAATGAAGAAGAAAAATCTGCAGATCCTTCATTTTGGGAAGATCCAAAAGAAGCAGAAAAAATATTAAAACAATTAAGAGCCAAAAAAAAATGGGTTGAAGAGTACCGGGAAATCCACGCACAATATGAAGACTTAGTGGTTTTATACGATTTTTTTAAATCAGGAGATGTTTCCGAAGATGAAATAAATTCTCATTATCAGACAGTTGTTACTTTGCTTGAAAATATAGAATTTAAAAATATGTTATCATCTGAAGGAGACGATTTAAACGCTGTGATACAAATAACAGCAGGAGCAGGTGGTACCGAAAGCTGTGATTGGGCGAGTATGCTCATGCGTATGTATATTATGTGGGCAGAAAAACATAATTTTAAAGTGAAAGAGCTTAATTATCAGGCTGGAGATGTAGCAGGTGTAAAAACTGTAACATTAGAGATTGAAGGAGACTATGCCTTTGGTTATTTAAAAGGAGAAAACGGAGTGCATCGATTGGTTCGAATTTCACCGTTCGATTCCAATGCAAAAAGACATACCTCTTTTGCTTCTGTGTATGTGTATCCTTTAGTAGATGAATCCATTGAGATTCAGATTAATCAAGCTTCGCTTTCATGGGATACGTTTCGTTCCAGTGGAGCCGGTGGACAAAATGTTAATAAAGTGGAAACAGGAGTTAGATTACGCTATAAATATAAAGATGATGACACAGCAGAAGAAAAAGAGATCATCATTGAAAATACAGAAAGTAGATCCCAACTACAAAATAAGGAAAAAGCATTGCAATTATTAAAATCACGCTTATTTGAAATTGAACTTGAAAAAAGAAATGCGAAA is a window from the Apibacter sp. B3706 genome containing:
- a CDS encoding thiol protease/hemagglutinin PrtT yields the protein MRKLLLSILLLFIFSNLHLWSKQIDQEEAKRIAENFINNQFSNLKKSQRFQLQLVYTAENEINNLKKNHSQKYYYVYNIGANQGFIIISADDINYPIIGYANSGYYDAANLPDNFQSWMKTVELGMQQAFDNSIKPTKEIEKEWELYRNSNKGINTRITPLQPLLKTKWNQDEPYNSQIPYKVYTGCVATATAQIMKFYQYPNKGIGIIPAYQTTDPSNNAIYNIPQIDLQQYEYDWSNMLNEYYNSPTTNYTNEQAKAVGLLMYHIGASAQMKYGVKASGTSSEKALKSLYTYFGYDKSIDYIIRGRYYNGNFNEIPISDEEWNTIIIKELNEGRPVYYSGSTENRSGHAFVCDGYDSNGLLHFNFGWGGYQDGYYNSNAPLEYKYGQSIGINIKPNEGGEKVNRYFVNKLSISKNKVYKDECFVEKHDLYNISIEDTIIYKNQYMALYDLNNTMVTLLDESNHPYNYNNNYYTLNSTIKAGKYRLKVVEKKGEAYIPVKTAQNVDDTSIIELLDGVKSHNLNLLNNKNLTANIRQAKPKDYLRVEFSFENNRCKPFNGKIVLALTNEKDELQYILRENSVNNFGEGHYYGSYIISGYIPDDIVNGAYRIRIFARENDGQEWQFLEGATVNYLPLTIVNGKLGIEELKNKTNEFVIYPNPVKDILYIKSYSEQQIKSISIFDLSGKEVLCSNIDSSNEVNVSSLSSGAYIIKIQTSKEIMKYKFIKK
- the prfB gene encoding peptide chain release factor 2 → MITQENLKELQTRINDLYEYLEIEKKQVEIQNEEEKSADPSFWEDPKEAEKILKQLRAKKKWVEEYREIHAQYEDLVVLYDFFKSGDVSEDEINSHYQTVVTLLENIEFKNMLSSEGDDLNAVIQITAGAGGTESCDWASMLMRMYIMWAEKHNFKVKELNYQAGDVAGVKTVTLEIEGDYAFGYLKGENGVHRLVRISPFDSNAKRHTSFASVYVYPLVDESIEIQINQASLSWDTFRSSGAGGQNVNKVETGVRLRYKYKDDDTAEEKEIIIENTESRSQLQNKEKALQLLKSRLFEIELEKRNAKRDEIEAGKMKIEWGSQIRNYVMQPYRLIKDVRTGTETSDVDSVMNGNIDDFLKSYLMLMGQRPQ
- a CDS encoding MBL fold metallo-hydrolase, with amino-acid sequence MKNFLNQLIVFTLFVTGVTSAQNFNNSGFQNLKIGDIQGVLLTDGYFYNPSVQPEIAPVAKAEDVNKILLDNYLPTDKLKLALNVLLLKKDNHLILFDTGTGEINGNGGKLLNALSVVGIKPEQITDIVITHAHLDHIGGLVADNKPVFPNATIYLTKKEYDFWTGKKQDFSKSKRSGNEAELKESIKAISTKLKSIKSKIKFIKDKETILNCITFSLAPGHTPGHIISTIYSNNESLVHIADLVHYGVLLFPHPEWGTSFDWNFDLAVKTRISVLDTLSRDKTLVFGYHLPYPGIGYVKKTNSNSFQWLTYPFLTPLQ
- the sucC gene encoding ADP-forming succinate--CoA ligase subunit beta: MNLHEYQGKEILASFGVRVQRGIVATTPEKAVEAAKEMNDQTGTKWWVVKAQIHAGGRGKGGGVKLAKSLDEVKEITSEIIGMNLITPQTPKKGKKVHQVFIAEDMYYPGEGKIEEFYMSVLLDRVKGKNVIIYSTEGGMDIETVAEKTPSLIFNEEIDPSVGLQNFQARKIAFNLGLFGEAFKNMVKFVTALYKAYIKSDATLFEINPVLKTSDNQIAAVDAKVTIDSNALFRHPEYVKLRDIREEDPTEVLAGEAGLNFVKLEGNVGCMVNGAGLAMATMDIIKLSGGDPANFLDVGGTADAERVEKAFRIILADDRVQAILVNIFGGIVRCDRVAQGILDAYKNMSDFIKVPIIVRLQGTNAEIAKKMIDESGLKVISALTLEDAANEVTKALA
- a CDS encoding mechanosensitive ion channel family protein — its product is MELLSKFFKDYHLQLIATIIVIMGIYFLKLIINKIILKYGNHTHIKELRTRVVIKYSSILINILGFVLLITIWGVTPEWIFATFASFFAIVGVAFFAQWSLLSNVTAGFIIYFTVPFRIGDIIKIIDKDNPITATVEDIKAFYVVLRTDDGFPVTFPNNLILQKAILTLKAS